The DNA window GATGACGAATTGCAGCCTTATATAAAATACGATCTGCTTGAGCACGAGTAGCTCTGACCGCTGGACCTTTGCTACTATTTAAGATACGAAATTGAATGCCAGATTCATCAGTCGCAATGCCCATAGCACCGCCTAAAGCGTCGATTTCTTTAACTAAATGACCTTTACCAATGCCACCAATGGACGGGTTACAAGACATTTGACCTAAAGTTTCAATGTTGTGGGTTAAAAGAAGAGTCTTTTGTCCCATGCGTGACGAAGCCAAGGCCGCCTCTGTACCGGCATGTCCTCCGCCCACTACAATCACATCAAAATTGTTAGGAAATTCCATGATTTTACGTCTGTTAGAAAAGGTGTAATTTTACTTTAATCTGGTCAGAATCACTATGAAAACGATTGTTTCACGTGAAACATTTACTTAAAAAAACAGGGGGAAGTGTTCCACGTGGAACGAAAGAATTACTTACCAATACAAAAACGACTAAAAATTTCACCCAGAAGATCGTCTGGGGTAAATTCCCCCGTGATGAAAGCCAATGAAGTTTGAGCTTGTCTGAGCTCTTCCGCGACTAACTCGGGCGACTGAAGCTGATGAAGCGATTCATTCAAATGTTTTGAGACAGTATCAAGTGCATCTAAATGCCGTTGTCTCGCCATAAAAACACCTTGATTTCCGTCCTTACTAAATTCAACGCCAGCCATTTTTAATAAAGTCGTTTTAAGCTGGGCTAAGCCTTCTCCATTTTTTGCAGAAATAAAAAGATGGTGCTGACCATCAATCATTTCGGATGACGCCTTTTTGGATAACAAATCAATTTTATTGTGAATCCATATCTTAAAAATGTCTTTTGGAATGCGATTTAGAATGATTTTCTCGTAATCGGTAATACCCTTACCAGCATCCACTAAAAATAATGCGATATTGGCCTTTTCTATCGAAATCCATGTTTTTTCGATGCCCATTTTTTCAATTTCATCACTTGTATCTCTTAATCCGGCAGTATCAATTACATGAACCGGAATGCCATCGATTTGGATTTCACTTTTAATGGGGTCGCGTGTTGTGCCAGGAATAGAAGTCACGATCGCCTGATCATTGCCGGACAATTGATTAAGCAAACTCGACTTGCCCACATTGGGCTGGCCCACCAATACAACGGTCAAACCTTCGCGAAATAAGAGGCCTTGTTTAGCAGATGAAGTCACTTCATCCATGCGCAACTTTAGACTTAAAAGCTTTTCCTTCACCTTGCCAGTCGTAATAAAGTCGATTTCTTCCTCGGGAAAATCTAAGCAAGCTTCAACATACATACGTAAATCGATGAGTTCTTTTAGTAAGTCATTGATTTTATTTGAAAAATAACCACTTAAGGACAGCATAGCACTTTTTGCGGCCTCAGCTGTTGAAGCATTAATTAAATCTGCAACTGCTTCAGCCTGAGCTAAATCAATTTTGTCATTAAGATAAGCTCGCTCGGTAAATTCTCCAGGTTTCGCAAGTCTTGCACCACATTCAATAGAGCGTGCTAATAAAAGTTGCATCACAGCAATGCCGCCATGGCCTTGAAGTTCTAGAATATCTTCGCCAGTATATGAGTGAGGAGATTTAAAAAAAAGTGCAATGCCACGATCGATCACTTGACCGTTCACATCTAAAAACGGAAGGTAGGACGCTAAACGATTTTCAGGACAAACACCTAAAATATGTTTCGCAACATCACTCGCCTTCGGACCTGAGACTCTAACGACCCCAATGCCGCCAGCACCCGAAGGTGTCGCAATGGCGGCAATGGTATCTAAGTTATTTGCGAGCTGCATTGCCTTTCTTAGCTAATGCTGCTGCATGAATGGATCGATTAATCATCCATTGTTGAAGAATGGACAAGAGATTATTAATCACCCAATAAAGCACTAAGCCTGCTGGGAAGAAAAAGAAAAATATACTGAATACAACTGGCATGATCATCATCAATTTTGCTTGCATGGGATCCGTGGGAGCTGGATTGAGTTTTGTTTGGACAATCATGCTGATACCCATAATGATAGGTAATACATAGTAAGGATCTTTCAGAGAAAGATCAGTGATCCATAAAATAAAAGGTGCATGTCTTAATTCAACAGCGCCCATCAACACCCAGTAAAGTGAAATGAAAACAGGAATCTGAATAAGAATAGGTAAACAACCGCCCATCGGATTAATTTTTTCTGTGCGATAAAGTTCTAACATGGCTTGTTGAAACTTAACTTTGTCATCACCAAATTTTTCCTTCATGCTTTGCAAGCGCGGTGCAAGTTCACGAAGTTGTGCCATAGATTTATAGCTTGCTGCAGAGAGTGGATAAAAGAGCAGCTTAATTAACACCGTAAGAAGAATAATGGCGCTACCCCAATTATTTACTAATTTATAAATCCAATTAAGCACGACAAATAAAGGTGACGCAATAAAAGTTAACCAACCATAATCCACTGAATAAGTTAAACCTGGTGCGGCTTTTTCTAGTTGTTCTTTAATTTGTGGGCCTGAGTAGAGTTTGGTTGAAAATTTTTTTTTCTCACCAGGCTGAATAGAAGAGAGTTGTGTTAACACACCTGATGAATAAATATTATCTGCAACTTGTTTTGTATAAAATTCACGC is part of the Candidatus Methylopumilus rimovensis genome and encodes:
- the mnmE gene encoding tRNA uridine-5-carboxymethylaminomethyl(34) synthesis GTPase MnmE; amino-acid sequence: MQLANNLDTIAAIATPSGAGGIGVVRVSGPKASDVAKHILGVCPENRLASYLPFLDVNGQVIDRGIALFFKSPHSYTGEDILELQGHGGIAVMQLLLARSIECGARLAKPGEFTERAYLNDKIDLAQAEAVADLINASTAEAAKSAMLSLSGYFSNKINDLLKELIDLRMYVEACLDFPEEEIDFITTGKVKEKLLSLKLRMDEVTSSAKQGLLFREGLTVVLVGQPNVGKSSLLNQLSGNDQAIVTSIPGTTRDPIKSEIQIDGIPVHVIDTAGLRDTSDEIEKMGIEKTWISIEKANIALFLVDAGKGITDYEKIILNRIPKDIFKIWIHNKIDLLSKKASSEMIDGQHHLFISAKNGEGLAQLKTTLLKMAGVEFSKDGNQGVFMARQRHLDALDTVSKHLNESLHQLQSPELVAEELRQAQTSLAFITGEFTPDDLLGEIFSRFCIGK
- the yidC gene encoding membrane protein insertase YidC is translated as MDTKRLILFVVFSFSILLLWDTWQRKHVPVSEVASQQDASVPSSQKLNTSDAKTISPDSNFKLETASRIKVLTDLYQIEIDTAGGDIRRLLLNNHLADNGQDKFLLLDDAQKPLLYVAQSGLIGNDLPTHKSMFTSEKTNYVLESGQNHLDVKLNYKNQDVEVVKIISFDRDSYQIGVRYEITNHSKLAITPSAYFQLLHDDESNQGTSLAPTFTGGAYYTEADKFKKINFKDMKKRDLSLISVDGWVGVIQHYFASAWILPVNQKREFYTKQVADNIYSSGVLTQLSSIQPGEKKKFSTKLYSGPQIKEQLEKAAPGLTYSVDYGWLTFIASPLFVVLNWIYKLVNNWGSAIILLTVLIKLLFYPLSAASYKSMAQLRELAPRLQSMKEKFGDDKVKFQQAMLELYRTEKINPMGGCLPILIQIPVFISLYWVLMGAVELRHAPFILWITDLSLKDPYYVLPIIMGISMIVQTKLNPAPTDPMQAKLMMIMPVVFSIFFFFFPAGLVLYWVINNLLSILQQWMINRSIHAAALAKKGNAARK